A single region of the Streptomyces sp. NBC_00236 genome encodes:
- a CDS encoding enoyl-CoA hydratase/isomerase family protein: MPSSPEDTTDHADPSGSPESLILHATDNGVSWITLNRPAAMNAVTWDQRERIIALLGEASADPGIRAVVLTATGRGFCAGADLRGAPATGSQATRSPATGDRVPGDVARTIRLGAQRLIAAVLDCEKPVLAAVNGTAAGIGAHLAFACDLVLAAESATFIEVFVRRGLVPDGGGAYLLPRLIGPQRAKELMFFGDSLPAAEAERLGLVNRTVPDEELAATAKAWAQRLAEGPTRAIALTKQLVNASLDADRTTAFAAEAMAQEINMTTQDANEGVASFVERRVPKYRGV, translated from the coding sequence ATGCCGTCCTCCCCCGAAGACACCACTGACCACGCCGACCCGTCCGGATCGCCTGAATCATTGATACTCCACGCCACTGACAACGGCGTCTCGTGGATCACGCTCAACCGCCCCGCGGCGATGAACGCCGTCACCTGGGACCAGCGCGAACGCATCATCGCCCTGCTCGGCGAGGCCTCCGCCGACCCCGGCATCCGGGCCGTGGTCCTCACCGCCACCGGCCGCGGCTTCTGCGCGGGCGCCGACCTTCGCGGCGCCCCGGCCACCGGTTCCCAAGCCACCCGTTCCCCCGCCACCGGCGACCGGGTCCCGGGCGACGTGGCCCGTACGATCCGGCTCGGTGCTCAGCGCCTGATCGCCGCGGTCCTGGACTGCGAGAAGCCCGTCCTCGCGGCGGTCAACGGCACGGCGGCGGGCATCGGCGCGCATCTCGCGTTCGCCTGCGACCTGGTGCTGGCCGCCGAGTCGGCCACGTTCATCGAGGTGTTCGTGCGCCGCGGCCTCGTACCGGACGGCGGTGGGGCGTACCTGCTGCCGCGCCTGATCGGCCCGCAGCGCGCCAAGGAGCTGATGTTCTTCGGCGACTCGCTGCCGGCGGCGGAGGCGGAGCGTCTGGGCCTGGTCAACCGGACGGTCCCGGACGAGGAGCTGGCGGCTACGGCGAAGGCCTGGGCCCAGCGCCTGGCCGAGGGACCCACCCGCGCGATCGCCCTCACGAAGCAGCTCGTCAACGCGTCGCTGGACGCGGACCGGACCACGGCGTTCGCGGCCGAGGCGATGGCTCAGGAGATCAACATGACGACGCAGGACGCCAACGAGGGCGTGGCGAGCTTCGTGGAGCGGCGGGTGCCGAAGTACCGGGGCGTGTGA
- a CDS encoding Uma2 family endonuclease yields MTSAPDYGQGIDSERALKCAVQRIRGDRVQIIEGIIEPVSPTWEHERAARVVRRQIEDRVDALGCVEGSGNLDLPGSSNWYVPDIAVVPEALAKGGGALLPDQTLLVVEVTSESDAETDRVVKRRRYAEYRAPLYLLVDRIEGSVTLFSEPGDLGYTHVDGPHPFGTVLRLPDPFGLDLDTSGLSPA; encoded by the coding sequence ATGACCAGTGCGCCCGACTACGGGCAGGGCATCGACTCCGAACGCGCCCTGAAATGCGCGGTACAGCGCATCCGCGGAGATCGTGTCCAGATCATCGAGGGGATCATCGAGCCCGTGTCACCGACCTGGGAGCACGAACGCGCCGCCCGGGTGGTCCGCCGCCAGATCGAGGACCGTGTCGACGCACTCGGATGCGTCGAGGGCTCGGGGAACCTGGACCTGCCCGGCTCGTCGAACTGGTACGTCCCCGACATCGCCGTCGTACCCGAGGCGCTCGCCAAGGGCGGCGGGGCTCTGCTCCCCGACCAGACGCTTCTCGTCGTGGAAGTCACGTCCGAGTCGGACGCGGAGACCGACCGGGTCGTGAAGCGCCGCCGGTACGCCGAGTACCGTGCCCCCCTCTACCTCCTCGTCGACCGGATCGAAGGCAGCGTCACCCTGTTCTCGGAGCCCGGCGATCTCGGGTACACCCACGTGGACGGCCCGCACCCGTTCGGTACGGTTCTGCGGCTGCCGGACCCGTTCGGCCTGGACCTGGACACGAGCGGGCTGTCCCCCGCGTGA